The genomic segment ATAGCTAACTGGCATGAGTTATCCTCATGCAGGACAATGTCTGGTGGGTAGTTTGACTGGGGCGGTCGCCTCCCAAAATGTAACGGAGGCTTACAAAGGTTGGCTCAGAACGGTTGGAAATCGTTCGTAGAGTATAAAGGTATAAGCCAGCTTAACTGCAAGACGTACATGTCAAGCAGGGACGAAAGTCGGTCTTAGTGATCCGGTGGTTCTGTGTGGAAGGGCCATCGCTCAAAGGATAAAAGGTACCCCGGGGATAACAGGCTGATCTCCCCCAAGAGCTCACATCGACGGGGAGGTTTGGCACCTCGATGTCGGCTCATCGCATCCTGGGGCTGGAGCAGGTCCCAAGGGTATGGCTGTTCGCCATTTAAAGCGGTACGCGAGCTGGGTTCAGAACGTCGTGAGACAGTTCGGTCCCTATCTGCCGTGGGCGTAAGAAGATTGAGGAGAGTTGACCCTAGTACGAGAGGACCGGGTTGAACGAACCACTGGTGTACGAGTTGTCCTGCCAAGGGCATCGCTCGGTAGCTACGTTCGGATGTGATAAGAGCTGAAAGCATCTAAGCTCGAAGCCAACTCCAAGATGAATCTTCTTTTAAGAGCTCTAGTAGACTACTAGTTTGATAGGCTGGGTGTGTAATTGATGAAAGTCATTTAGCTGACCAGTACTAATAGCTCGTTTGCTTATCTTTTTAAGCATCACTTCCTTGTTAAGGGTAAAACCTTATACAAGAAAAGATTGTTTGATAAAACAAGCTTTACTCTTAACGATATAATTTAACACAAACAGTGTTAAATAAGAGATTATATTTAAATCTTTTATTTAACACTGCTCGTGGCTATACAGACGAGGAAACGCCTTGCTCCATCTCGAACCAAGAAGCTAAGCTCGTCCTGGCTGATGATACTCTCTCTTACTGGGATGTCGGGAAAGTAAGTCGCTGCGAGCTTTGTTTATTCTTTCTTTTTATAAATCCAATTAGTTTCTCTTTATTCATATATCTTTATTTATTGTATATCTTTATTTCTTATTCTTTCTTATGTTTTTTTATTTAATAAATTTAAATTCTTTTTATTCTTTTATTTTATTGTGTTTTACTTGGTTATGTGTAAAGTATTGTTAGAAAATAAAGTGGGGAGAATTTAGCGATAATGCCTATAATATGGGTGTTTGGGGGTTGTTTTGTTAAAATCAAAGTGAGAAAAATTACTTTACATTACTTTACATAAGCTTTACATTTTTTTACAAATGCTTTTAAAAGCCCTTTAAAAGGCGTTTAAATGACACATCTTAATACTTTTCCTACTATTATTACTTCTGTTTGGCTGTCTTCGTTTATCTCGTAGCTTTGATAGTCTTTGTTTACGCTATTTATATGTAATATACCATTTGGTGCTTTTTGTAAAAGCTTTACCATAAAGTTGCCACAGTAGTTAATAATATAAAGTCCATCGCCTGTAAATTTTTTAGTAATGTCTGCTATAACCCAGCTATCAGGATATAGCATAGGTATCATAGAATAGCCATCTACACGCATACAACGCAGTCTTTCTTCGTCTGGGTTTAGTTTAAATAGCATTCTTGAAAAAGGTATCAAAACATCTGTGTCGTAAATCTCTAAGCCATCAATATCTACACTCTCTCCTGCTCCAACGCTTGAGCTTAGTTGTCTTATATATATTTGGTCGTTTTGAATTTGTTCTATTTGTGATTTTTTAAGTTTATTAGCATTGGGGGACAAAAAATCAACATTGCGGGACATTATTTTATTTTTTTCAGGGACATTTTGCGGGACATTATTTTTACTATTTTCTTCTTTAAGATTAGAATTACTAACGAACGACTTACGAACTAAATCCTGATCATACTTACGAACTACTAACGAACTTTTTTCTTTTATAAAGAAATCAGTATCAACATTAAGAGCTTTTGAAATATCTGATAATTTTTTAACTGGGATTTCAACCTTATCTGCTTCATATAATTGAATACTTGCTCTTGATATTCCACTTAAATTTGCTAGCTCTATTTGAGTTAATCCTCTTTCTTCTCTTAAGTTTTTAATTCTTAAGCCTAATTTCATATGCACTACCTTGACATAGCATAATATCTTATGCTATAATTTCTAAATTAATTAAGAAATAATAGCATAAAAAAGGCAAAAAAATCTTAATTAGGTTCTTTTATATTTTATTGTTAAATTTTTCTATAAGGAGTAAATATGCATATAAATAATGAGCGTATTGAGGAAATTTTAGGAGCTATAGGGTTTATAGCTAGTTGTGATGATTTTTTTGGCAAAGATACTGCGATTAGCCTTATGCTTAATACAGTATCTGATCACATGCAATCACAGTGCCTAAATAATAATTCAACTTCTTCAAAACATCGTGAGAAGAGATCGAAAGTAGATCATAAACAACTTTTGAGGCAAATGTCTTGTAGGGAACACTAGTATTGTAAAACAAAAAGTCCGTGCTTTTTGAGTGGATAAGATAAGTTTTTGTTAGAGAATAAACAACAGGAAATAATATAGCAATTTGTTCTTGTGGGTTTGCACTTTTAAGCATTAACTCTCTTTGCTTTTTAGTCTTTTTAATGTAAGAAGCTATTTGTTTAATAGTTTCTTCATTAAAAGGTTCTATTAGTAGGTTTTCATCTTGTAAAAGTTCGTTTATGTAGTCTTGTAAGAGATATAAGGTATCTTTTGATACTTGAAGCAATATTTCGCTTACTATGTCTTTAAAATACTCATAATATAGGATAGCTTTACGCATAATATAGCCTTTTTTTACAAATTATATAATAAAAATTTAACAATAAAATAAACAAGAATAAAAGGAGTAATGATGGGAATTATGACAAAACCGATAACAAAAGCGGTAAAGAAAAAGACTAAATATGACCTTAAAGATTATTGTCAAATGCGTGGGCTTAGTCTTGCTAGTCTTTACAAAGGATATGTAAGTAAAAGGGCTAGAAGAATACTTGAAAAAGATGGTATAAAGGTAGCATAATGTGGGTAAATTCTAAGCAGGCAGCTGACATTTTAGGTGTAAGCGATAGGGCTTTGCAAAAATCTGCCAAGCTGTCATTAAAAAAATGTAAAAAATTTTGCTCTGTAAAGCATAACATCTTAGGCTTTAATTATGCCGATGGCAAAGGTAGGGGTGGAAAAGTCTTACAAATATGGATAGATGATGAGATGATTAATAAAAATAATATAGAAAGGATAGATAATGATGGGGTTAGAGAAAACACAGGCGGCTGGGATAGTAAAGATGATGAGGGAGCAAGAGATAAAAAAGCAATCAGAGATTTTACACTTTGTGGCACAGATGAAAAAGCTAGGATTTGTGATAATGATAATGGACAAAGGGGTGATTGGGAAAAGAATGAAGAGTATGCTGGAGTAGATGATTGCTTGGTAGTTCAAAAGGCTAGCTGGGCTTTAAACAAAGGCTCTTTAAGCGAAGGTCATTTAAACGAAGTGGATAAAAAAGCCAAGGGTTATGTAAATGGAGCCGGCAGGTTTGCAAGTGCAAGCGAAGCTAAAAAAGAGCTTGCACTCACTAAAAAGCTAATAGTAAATGAGTGGGAAAAGGCTAAGGGCAAGATAAAAGAAGCTGATTTTATAGAGTATATAAATGCTAAGAAAATATACTGCATAAAATTAACTGCTAATAAGCTTTATGCTTGGCAAAGAGCTTATAAAAGTGCTGGGATTGATGGTTTGGTAGATGAAAGAACAAACAATAAAGAGAGCGAACTTGAAAGGATTGGACTTAGTGAGCTTGCTGTAAAGCTTATACACGCACAAAAAGGCAGGGTAAATTCAAAAAATATACACAAAGTGCTTAATTATCACGCCATAAATGAGAATAAGCTTAGCCATATGGACTTTTTGGCTAAAAAAGATGAAATCGTTAGTTATGAAGTGGTGAATAGGTTTGTAAATAAATACTTAAAAGCTAATCCTATGCTAAAAACTCTAATAGAAAAAGGCGAAGATGGTGTTATAAGCAAGCATTTTGCTGGTCTTGGTGTTAGCAACTGGGCTGTTAGTAGCATAAATGAAATAGTAGAGATCGATGCTAGTCCTTTTGATGTGATATGTAATGCTAGTGATTTGTGCGAGAAGATAGGCTTTGGGGCTGTAAATAATGTATTTGAAAGCAAGGATGAGTTTGAAAGCTTTGTAAAAGAGTGGCAAAAGAGATATACGCTTATAGGTCTTATAGATACTTATAGCGGTGTTGCTAGTTTTTATATAAGTGAAAGTGAAAATAGCACAGCAATAGCAAGAGCCACAGCAAAATACATAAGCCGTTATGGAAAGATGAAGGTAATTAAGGGTGATAACGGAAAAGCATTTAAATCAAAGGCTAACTTTAGCTTTTTGTCGGCCATAGGGGTTAAGTATGAAGCGGTTAGAGCTTATAGTGGTTGGCTTAAGCCTTATGTAGAAAAGAACTTTGGGGCTTTGCAAAATGGTCTTAGTGAGTGGCTAAGGGGCTACATAGGGCATAGTATCACACAAAGACAGGCTATTGAGTTTTTTATGTCTAAAAAAGAGAGAAGACTTAAAAAAGGCTACAAGACTAATCTAAGAAATTTAAAGAGCTTGGATGAAGTTTCTTGCCTTATAGATGAATACACTGAGAAGTTTTTAAACAATCGTTATTTAGAAAGACTTGGCAAGAGTGCTAGGGAAGCTTATGATGAAAAGATAGATGATGCTGTAGGGATGAATGAGTTTGAGCTTAGCTTATATCTAGCACAGAGAAATAGCAAGAGTGTATGCAAAAAAGGTGTTAGCTGCGATGGTGTTTGGTTTAGCAATGTGGATATGTTTAATCATTCTAATGTCTATGTAAGGGCTAATTTAAACAACATAAACGAGCAATTTGTGTTTGATAGCAATGATAAGTTTATAGGTGTTGCAACTCCGCTTGATTTAGAACACGGTGAGAGTGTGGAAAATGCAAAAGCGGCTCAAAAAATCATAACACAAAGGGTTAAAAGGCTAAAAGATAGGGTTGTAAAAGATAGAGAAGAGATTGAAGAATTTATGGTTAATTATGTCAAAGAAGTTAATGCAAGTAAGGCATTAAGACCTAAGCAAGAAGCTGTAAATGAGTATGAGCAAAAGGCGGTAATAGATAGAAATAATAGAACAAATGCACAGTTTGATAAAGAGTATATGAAGCAAGAAAGGGCTAGTAAAAAGAGCGAGATAAAAGGCTTTGAAGATATGGCAAAGGCTAGGAAAAAAGTGAGCTAGTAAAAATTGTTTTTAAAAGCGATTTAAACGGGTTTTAAAAAGTTTTTAAAAGCAATTTAAAAGGAGTAAAAAAATGCAAGATGTTATAAAAAAACTTGAATGTTTTTTAAGCGATAACGAGATAAGTGCAAGTGCACTAGCTCGTGCACTTGGTTTAAGTCCTGCTACGATAAGTCAATTTCGCAAAGCAGAATATAAAGGCGACATCGCAACTGTCGCTAAAAAGATTGAAAATTATATAGACAATTATAGCCAAAAAAAGCAAAAAGTGGTAGCTTTGAGCGAAGAAGTGTATCAAAGTGATGACTTTGTAACGGCAAATTTTGTCATAGATGAGGCTGTGGCTGAAAAAGAGATAGCTTTGATATATGGAGAGGCTGGTTCTGGTAAGACTACTGTGCTAAAAGAGTTTTGCAAAAAGCACTCAAATGCTGTGCTGATAGAGGCAACTTGCCATACAAGTGCAAAGGCAATACTTGAAGATTTGTGCGAGGCTTTGAAGATTGATGCACCAAATGGGCTAAATGCAAGGCTTAAAGCTGTGGCTAGGTTTTTAAAACAAAGTGACAAGATTTTGGTGGTTGATGAGGCGGAGCATTTGCCACTTAGGGCTTTGGAAGATTTAAGAAGGATACACGATTTTTCAAGAACGCCTTTGATACTTTGCGGGACTGAGATATTGCTTAAAAACCTAATGGGTAAGAACAAGGAGCTAAAACAACTATATAGCAGGATATGTGGCAAGTGGCTTATGCGTGGACTTAGCAAACAAGAGTGTAACGATTTTTTTGGTTCTTTTATATATGAGTGGAGCAAGGGTAATTTTAGAAGCTCATCAAAGCTTTATAAAAAGGCAAAGAGACTTGCTGAGTTTAATAAAACTAGCATAAATGCTGAAATAGTTGCACGTGCTAGCTCAATGGTTGTTCTAGGCTAAAAAATGACTTATGAGCAAATAGCACAGATTTTATCGCTTAGCAAAGAACGTGTAAGACAGATAGAAAAAACAGCTATAGCAAAATTGTCACATCCTAGAAATACAAGAAAATGGGAGCAAATAAAACAAAGCATAGATGAGATAGAGCAAGAAAAAGCAAAAAGAGTAAATTTAAAAAAGGATGTAGGATGTATAAACATACCCAAGCTGCAAGATTAGAAGAGCTTATGAGCATAGAGGATTTTATAAGCTTGCAAGAAGAGAAAGGTTTTAAGCTTTGGAAGACAAAAAGGGGCTATTACGGTGTAAAAAGTAGCAAGATTTTGGGCTTAATGGCATCTTACAATAGGGCTTATTATGAAGTTGTGGATAATTGCTTTATAGCAAGAAAAAGTGATGGTCGGATAGTAGACACTATAAGAAAATAAATATTTAACAAGATCGCCTTTGGCGGTCTGATTAAGTATTTAAGAGCTCAAAAATGCTTTAGGCATGAGGTGGAGAAATCCTAACAAAATATAAAAAAAGGTAAATAAAATGAATCAGACAGTAGTAAATAACGATATAGACATTCTAATAGAAGCCTTAAGAAGTTTAGGCGGTGGGTCGCTTTTGGCTCAAACTGCAAATAATCTAAAAGATGCTATCAGTGCTGTGCAAAGTACTAAAAAAACAGCAAGTGTTAATATCAAAATAACAGTAAAAACTGATCCAAACTCTGAAAATGAGATTGTTGTTTTTGGGACAACTGGAGTAACTCTTCCAAAAGAGCCAATAAAAACAAGATTTTATGTATCTAGAGAGTTTTTGCCAACAAGAACTGCCCCAGATCAATTAGTTATGACATTTTAAAGGATAAAAAAATGCAAGAAGTAAAAATACTTAATGAAATAATACCAAGTGTCGAAATAGACAAAGATAAAAGAGCTATATTAGTTCATAAAGAATATGAACTAAATAGGAGCTTACTAAAAGAGCCACTAAGAAATCAATACACAATAGATGCTCTTAATGTGGATAGCTTTGTAAATTTAGTCAATGAATACAAAGAGCCTAGTTCAAAGCTATTTTACAATGATAGAAAAATATCTTGCGTGATAGATTTTAACACAAAAGAAAAAGCCGAGTTTTGCGACAAACTCATAAACCTTGAACTTAGATATACACCTTTTTACGGTCTTTTTAGCAAAAACATATCTCAGCCGCTATCTCAAAGAGAATTTGTGTTTTTCTTAAAGTCTATTTTTATGTTTATAAGCAAAATTGATGATGTTAAAAATGACAATATGGATGTAATAGAACTTGCTGAAAGCTTACAAGCTGTAAAGAAATTTGACAGTGTGCAAAAGAATGCTAGCTCTAAAATGTCGCTTGATGTTGAAATTAAATCAGGCACAAAAGAAAGTCTATCAATACCAAAGAAACTAACTTTTGAGTTGCCTATTTATGAGGCGAATACAGCAATTACTGGAACATTTGAAACAGAA from the Campylobacter pinnipediorum subsp. pinnipediorum genome contains:
- a CDS encoding XRE family transcriptional regulator; the protein is MKLGLRIKNLREERGLTQIELANLSGISRASIQLYEADKVEIPVKKLSDISKALNVDTDFFIKEKSSLVVRKYDQDLVRKSFVSNSNLKEENSKNNVPQNVPEKNKIMSRNVDFLSPNANKLKKSQIEQIQNDQIYIRQLSSSVGAGESVDIDGLEIYDTDVLIPFSRMLFKLNPDEERLRCMRVDGYSMIPMLYPDSWVIADITKKFTGDGLYIINYCGNFMVKLLQKAPNGILHINSVNKDYQSYEINEDSQTEVIIVGKVLRCVI
- a CDS encoding DDE-type integrase/transposase/recombinase; translated protein: MWVNSKQAADILGVSDRALQKSAKLSLKKCKKFCSVKHNILGFNYADGKGRGGKVLQIWIDDEMINKNNIERIDNDGVRENTGGWDSKDDEGARDKKAIRDFTLCGTDEKARICDNDNGQRGDWEKNEEYAGVDDCLVVQKASWALNKGSLSEGHLNEVDKKAKGYVNGAGRFASASEAKKELALTKKLIVNEWEKAKGKIKEADFIEYINAKKIYCIKLTANKLYAWQRAYKSAGIDGLVDERTNNKESELERIGLSELAVKLIHAQKGRVNSKNIHKVLNYHAINENKLSHMDFLAKKDEIVSYEVVNRFVNKYLKANPMLKTLIEKGEDGVISKHFAGLGVSNWAVSSINEIVEIDASPFDVICNASDLCEKIGFGAVNNVFESKDEFESFVKEWQKRYTLIGLIDTYSGVASFYISESENSTAIARATAKYISRYGKMKVIKGDNGKAFKSKANFSFLSAIGVKYEAVRAYSGWLKPYVEKNFGALQNGLSEWLRGYIGHSITQRQAIEFFMSKKERRLKKGYKTNLRNLKSLDEVSCLIDEYTEKFLNNRYLERLGKSAREAYDEKIDDAVGMNEFELSLYLAQRNSKSVCKKGVSCDGVWFSNVDMFNHSNVYVRANLNNINEQFVFDSNDKFIGVATPLDLEHGESVENAKAAQKIITQRVKRLKDRVVKDREEIEEFMVNYVKEVNASKALRPKQEAVNEYEQKAVIDRNNRTNAQFDKEYMKQERASKKSEIKGFEDMAKARKKVS
- a CDS encoding AAA family ATPase translates to MQDVIKKLECFLSDNEISASALARALGLSPATISQFRKAEYKGDIATVAKKIENYIDNYSQKKQKVVALSEEVYQSDDFVTANFVIDEAVAEKEIALIYGEAGSGKTTVLKEFCKKHSNAVLIEATCHTSAKAILEDLCEALKIDAPNGLNARLKAVARFLKQSDKILVVDEAEHLPLRALEDLRRIHDFSRTPLILCGTEILLKNLMGKNKELKQLYSRICGKWLMRGLSKQECNDFFGSFIYEWSKGNFRSSSKLYKKAKRLAEFNKTSINAEIVARASSMVVLG
- a CDS encoding sigma factor-like helix-turn-helix DNA-binding protein, with protein sequence MTYEQIAQILSLSKERVRQIEKTAIAKLSHPRNTRKWEQIKQSIDEIEQEKAKRVNLKKDVGCINIPKLQD
- a CDS encoding DUF2303 family protein; protein product: MQEVKILNEIIPSVEIDKDKRAILVHKEYELNRSLLKEPLRNQYTIDALNVDSFVNLVNEYKEPSSKLFYNDRKISCVIDFNTKEKAEFCDKLINLELRYTPFYGLFSKNISQPLSQREFVFFLKSIFMFISKIDDVKNDNMDVIELAESLQAVKKFDSVQKNASSKMSLDVEIKSGTKESLSIPKKLTFELPIYEANTAITGTFETELFVEISDDNKFSLRLVCFTEENVRRDVLARLTNDISERCDGVKAFNATV